The following coding sequences are from one bacterium SCSIO 12741 window:
- a CDS encoding TatD family hydrolase, with protein MNLSDTHNHFYTDAFDEDRDYVVQRAVEQGVKRFFLPNIDSGYTDRLVQMNQKYPDLTFPMMGLHPCSVKEDYREELKRIENDLFNPSRLGDITWFGVGEIGLDLYWDKSFFAQQQEAFRVQCEWAKELGLPIIIHVREAFDEIFDLVDELNDDRLFGIFHCFTGNEAQAQHILEYGGFKLGIGGVLTFKNSGLDKVVKNISLEHLVLETDSPYLAPHPYRGKRNEPSYTSIVAQKLADIKEVDISVVAEQTERNTNEIFRL; from the coding sequence ATGAACCTTTCAGATACGCACAATCATTTTTATACAGATGCCTTCGATGAGGATCGTGATTATGTAGTTCAACGTGCTGTTGAACAAGGGGTTAAAAGATTCTTTTTGCCCAACATTGATTCCGGCTATACAGATAGATTGGTTCAAATGAACCAAAAATACCCGGACCTTACTTTTCCGATGATGGGATTGCATCCCTGCTCGGTTAAAGAGGATTATAGAGAAGAACTAAAACGCATTGAAAATGACCTTTTTAACCCAAGTCGATTAGGTGATATAACTTGGTTTGGAGTGGGAGAAATTGGCCTGGATTTGTATTGGGACAAGTCTTTTTTTGCCCAGCAGCAGGAGGCGTTTCGAGTGCAGTGTGAGTGGGCAAAGGAGCTTGGCCTTCCAATTATCATTCATGTAAGGGAAGCTTTCGACGAAATATTTGATTTGGTAGATGAATTGAATGATGATCGCCTCTTTGGGATCTTTCATTGTTTTACCGGAAATGAGGCTCAGGCTCAGCATATTTTGGAATACGGTGGTTTTAAACTCGGAATTGGTGGGGTTCTCACCTTCAAGAATTCTGGACTGGATAAGGTAGTTAAGAATATTTCCCTGGAGCACTTAGTCTTAGAAACAGATAGTCCCTATTTAGCACCGCACCCGTACAGAGGTAAAAGAAATGAGCCCTCTTATACTTCTATTGTAGCACAAAAGCTGGCAGATATCAAAGAGGTTGACATATCGGTGGTTGCAGAGCAAACGGAGCGCAACACCAATGAAATTTTCAGACTTTGA
- a CDS encoding mechanosensitive ion channel codes for MLSNIWYSPILLLILVFSLVGSTNLAAETKTDTIQGEAVESVSTSNITVQTEQTLSRMNQISENLIQNHKVDALEKKLSKAQSRVEDLERETNSRINDEIGVHYLNDIRIKWDGEEKKLRSIEGDISEVVAQLDEYRAELEMEKFRWNLTIDQLRDEKAAPSLIKSSAELVKEIKKTIRTLRDTGNSAMDLLSQVGAIKQQVSKNQDLVISTAQQEQSRIFEKTRPNLLTEILNPEKDSVGVQSQFRLIWEYSARDAVRFVKKKKNTVIGQILLLVLLIAIFFFVQARYKSWRVFKDESLRTTLTFIESPLATALFIAMFCTFWIYPGLPSTLAEFNTLMLTLVMMVILPKIVNRVIHPLMYMYAAAFLLLQIETLLVGHGYVQRLLTFTSNVLILVGMGVFYFKNRQSIRQYLKNKPSYRWISLFLWISAFHILIALVANALGYVALSDFLTRATVRSFVIGVLLFVSERIVQGILTIMLQSTWANYSYVINKRRADIHRWILGAYGLVAIYLWVGVVLHQFGISEDIGAFFKGLKEETWVFGSVEFTLSNVFDFVLVLVICWYLSIIVKTILEEEILSRLRLKRGVPMAIAIVTRYSILTFGFFLAVAAAGLNLEKLSFVAGALGVGIGFGLQNLVGNFVSGMILIFEKPIMIGDVIVVGEFEGEVTEIGIRSSKMRTWAGAEVIIPNAELISQHVTNLTLSDKKRRIEHLLDVESSADPQVVIDSVKEAIIKQENVLREPEPLVLFQGQVENRLKFRVLYWLSENLLRAKAEVSLNIHQNLKQAGVDFALPESRISLKTEEKISIESINRKSKDKD; via the coding sequence AAAGCGCAGTCCAGGGTGGAGGATTTGGAGCGTGAAACCAATAGCCGGATAAATGATGAAATTGGAGTTCATTACTTGAATGATATCCGAATAAAATGGGACGGCGAAGAAAAGAAGCTGCGAAGTATCGAGGGTGATATTAGTGAGGTTGTTGCTCAATTGGATGAGTATCGAGCCGAACTTGAAATGGAAAAGTTTCGATGGAATTTGACCATTGATCAACTACGAGATGAAAAGGCCGCCCCGAGTTTGATCAAGAGTAGTGCAGAATTGGTCAAAGAAATCAAAAAGACAATCAGAACGCTCCGTGATACAGGCAACTCAGCTATGGATCTCCTGAGCCAGGTCGGGGCGATTAAACAACAAGTTTCCAAAAATCAAGACCTGGTAATTTCTACCGCCCAGCAGGAGCAATCGCGTATTTTCGAGAAAACCCGGCCCAATCTTTTAACCGAGATATTGAACCCAGAAAAAGACAGCGTTGGCGTTCAAAGTCAGTTCCGCTTGATTTGGGAATACTCAGCCAGAGATGCTGTTCGTTTTGTAAAAAAGAAAAAGAATACGGTCATTGGCCAGATTCTATTACTGGTTCTGTTGATTGCTATTTTCTTTTTCGTTCAGGCCCGATACAAATCCTGGCGAGTGTTTAAAGATGAAAGCCTAAGGACCACACTTACCTTTATTGAAAGTCCCCTTGCCACGGCGCTGTTCATAGCAATGTTTTGCACGTTTTGGATCTATCCGGGTCTCCCAAGTACTCTGGCCGAATTCAATACCCTCATGCTTACGTTGGTTATGATGGTGATCCTTCCCAAAATTGTCAATCGGGTAATTCACCCATTGATGTACATGTATGCAGCAGCCTTCTTGTTGCTTCAGATTGAGACTTTACTCGTGGGCCATGGATACGTGCAGCGGTTGTTAACCTTTACCAGCAATGTGCTTATCCTGGTAGGAATGGGCGTTTTCTATTTCAAAAACCGCCAAAGCATTAGACAATACTTAAAGAATAAACCTTCTTACCGGTGGATATCCCTATTCCTATGGATTTCGGCTTTCCACATTTTGATCGCTTTGGTAGCCAATGCCCTTGGCTATGTGGCACTTTCTGATTTCCTCACAAGGGCAACGGTCAGGTCCTTTGTGATCGGGGTGTTACTGTTTGTTTCAGAGCGCATTGTTCAAGGAATTCTCACCATCATGCTACAAAGCACTTGGGCCAACTATTCTTACGTAATCAATAAGCGTCGCGCTGATATCCATCGTTGGATTTTGGGCGCTTATGGATTGGTGGCCATTTATCTGTGGGTTGGTGTCGTTTTACATCAGTTTGGTATCAGTGAGGATATTGGGGCCTTTTTTAAAGGGCTGAAGGAAGAAACATGGGTTTTTGGATCGGTCGAATTTACCCTGTCTAATGTGTTCGACTTTGTTCTGGTCTTGGTCATTTGCTGGTACCTGAGCATTATTGTAAAAACCATTCTCGAAGAAGAGATTCTCTCCCGATTGAGGTTAAAAAGAGGGGTTCCAATGGCGATTGCCATTGTGACCCGTTATTCCATTTTAACTTTTGGGTTCTTCCTTGCAGTTGCTGCAGCGGGACTCAATTTGGAGAAGCTAAGTTTTGTTGCCGGTGCTTTGGGTGTAGGTATTGGATTTGGCCTTCAGAATCTCGTGGGGAACTTTGTGTCTGGTATGATTCTCATTTTCGAAAAACCGATCATGATTGGAGATGTCATCGTTGTAGGTGAATTCGAAGGGGAAGTCACAGAAATTGGAATTCGATCCAGTAAAATGAGAACCTGGGCAGGGGCTGAGGTTATTATTCCCAATGCTGAATTGATTTCTCAGCACGTCACTAACTTAACCCTATCCGATAAGAAAAGACGTATCGAGCATCTTTTGGATGTTGAATCTTCAGCCGATCCACAAGTGGTGATTGATTCGGTGAAGGAAGCGATAATCAAACAAGAAAACGTACTAAGGGAACCGGAACCCCTGGTTTTGTTTCAGGGCCAGGTTGAAAATCGCTTAAAGTTTAGAGTGCTTTACTGGCTTTCAGAAAACCTTCTTAGAGCCAAAGCAGAGGTATCCTTGAACATCCATCAAAACCTTAAGCAAGCAGGAGTTGATTTCGCATTGCCTGAAAGCCGGATAAGTTTGAAGACAGAGGAAAAGATCTCCATTGAAAGCATCAACCGGAAATCCAAAGACAAAGATTAG
- the dprA gene encoding DNA-processing protein DprA, which translates to MRTNQKYLMALSCVDGIGPVKAKVLIEYCGSAEGVFHESSRTLQKIPGIGSQLTQAIHHCDLFDRIDREVEWMEQCGIRPIVYTDPEFPQLLLQCPDHPLVLYYLGNEDLNKHQVLSIVGTRKMSRYGQETLSAIISDLKDQGLLVVSGLAYGVDYWAHRQAIEIGLPTLGVLAHGLDRVYPHEHQMIAQEMISRGGLISEFMSGTRPDRENFPRRNRIIAGISSATLVVESLEKGGAMITAQLASQYNRDVLAIPGGINDPLSKGCNKLIRSQTAALITNAQDLLDALNWEALKPATKKRRIIPPAFEKLHQLFQEIKELNLVQIQGRLCLGESEVTQLVFDAEMSGFIVPVSGDRYQLGG; encoded by the coding sequence ATGCGAACCAACCAAAAGTACCTCATGGCCTTGTCCTGCGTGGACGGCATTGGCCCCGTTAAAGCAAAAGTCCTAATCGAATATTGTGGTAGTGCCGAAGGCGTATTTCACGAATCTTCACGCACCCTCCAAAAAATTCCCGGTATTGGCTCACAGTTAACCCAAGCCATTCATCATTGTGATCTTTTTGATCGAATCGATCGAGAAGTTGAGTGGATGGAACAGTGCGGCATTCGACCTATCGTGTACACCGACCCAGAATTTCCTCAACTTCTTTTGCAATGCCCCGATCATCCATTGGTTTTATATTACTTGGGGAATGAAGATTTAAATAAGCATCAAGTGTTAAGTATCGTTGGCACTCGTAAGATGTCTCGCTATGGCCAAGAGACTTTATCGGCGATCATCTCCGACTTAAAGGATCAAGGACTTTTGGTGGTTTCCGGGTTGGCCTATGGTGTTGATTATTGGGCTCATCGGCAGGCTATTGAAATTGGTTTGCCCACATTGGGTGTGCTGGCCCACGGGCTTGATCGAGTATATCCCCACGAGCACCAAATGATAGCCCAAGAAATGATCAGCCGTGGTGGGCTGATTTCAGAATTTATGAGCGGCACCCGTCCGGATCGTGAAAACTTTCCTCGGCGAAATCGGATTATTGCCGGAATATCATCCGCCACCCTTGTGGTAGAATCTCTTGAAAAGGGTGGAGCCATGATCACAGCCCAATTGGCCTCCCAGTACAACAGAGATGTTTTAGCCATTCCAGGAGGCATCAACGATCCGCTTTCTAAAGGATGCAACAAGCTTATTCGATCTCAAACAGCAGCCTTAATTACCAATGCCCAAGACCTCTTGGACGCCCTTAATTGGGAGGCATTGAAACCCGCCACGAAAAAGCGAAGGATTATTCCTCCTGCATTTGAAAAGTTACATCAGTTGTTCCAGGAAATAAAGGAGCTCAATCTGGTACAAATTCAAGGTCGACTGTGCTTAGGGGAATCAGAAGTAACCCAACTGGTTTTTGACGCTGAAATGAGCGGCTTTATCGTCCCTGTTTCAGGAGATCGCTACCAATTAGGGGGCTAA